The Patagioenas fasciata isolate bPatFas1 chromosome 3, bPatFas1.hap1, whole genome shotgun sequence genome contains a region encoding:
- the DNMT3A gene encoding DNA (cytosine-5)-methyltransferase 3A isoform X1: MPSSGTLDTSSPAPDREVPDAHKGEEEPEEHQSKEEKQEPGTPMRKAGRPGRKRKHAQVESSDTPKDTAAVPKCPPPCPEANPAEPLPNGDVEGDSAPWKGAEEGGASPKGGRPEEDETESLPDGETGRALENGRCTPKEGLDAPADEGELAPSDPQKKRGRRKLLEAAEKSKDEKEENNFDSLKMEGSRGRLRGGLGWESSLRQRPMQRHTFQAGDPYYISKRKRDEWLARWKREAEKKAKVIAVMNVVEETPRAEPQKEEEASPPASQQPTDPASPNVATTPEPVVADAVDKSTSKSADDEPEYEDGRGFGIGELVWGKLRGFSWWPGRIVSWWMTGRSRAAEGTRWVMWFGDGKFSVVCVEKLLPLSSFASAFHQATYNKQPMYRKAIYEVLQVASSRAGKIFPACPENDETDTSKVVEIQNKQMIEWALGGFQPSGPKGLEPPEEERNPYKEVYTEMWVEPEAAAYAPPPPAKKPRKSTTEKPKVKEIIDERTRERLVYEVRQKCRNIEDICISCGSLNVTLEHPLFIGGMCQNCKNCFLECAYQYDDDGYQSYCTICCGGREVLMCGNNNCCRCFCVECVDLLVGPGAAQAAIKEDPWNCYMCGHKGVYGLLRRREDWPSRLQMFFANNHDQEFDPPKVYPPVPAEKRKPIRVLSLFDGIATGLLVLKDLGIQVDRYIASEVCEDSITVGMVRHQGKIMYVGDVRNVTQKHIQEWGPFDLVIGGSPCNDLSIVNPARKGLYGKCLPVGLALATDTSPTPPTPAPLALSCPEGTGRLFFEFYRLLHEARPKEGDDRPFFWLFENVVAMGVSDKRDISRFLESNPVMIDAKEVSAAHRARYFWGNLPGMNRPLASTVNDKLELQECLEHGRIAKFSKVRTITTRSNSIKQGKDQHFPVFMNEKEDILWCTEMERVFGFPVHYTDVSNMSRLARQRLLGRSWSVPVIRHLFAPLKEYFACV, translated from the exons GTGGAAAGCAGCGACACCCCCAAAGACACTGCGGCTGTCCCCAAGTGCCCGCCACCCTGCCCGGAGGCCAACCCTGCCGAGCCGCTGCCCAACGGGGACGTGGAGGGGGACAGCGCCCCGTGGAAGGGCGCCGAGGAGGGCGGCGCGAGCCCCAAGGGCGGGCGGCCCGAGGAGGACGAGACGGAGAGCCTGCCGGACGGCGAGACGGGCCGGGCGCTGGAGAACGGCCGCTGCACCCCCAAGGAGGGCCTGGACGCCCCGGCCGATGAGGGTGAGCTGGCCCCTTCCGACCCCCAGAAGAAACGCGGGAGGAGGAAACTCCTGGAGGCCGCAGAGAAAA GCAAGGACGAGAAGGAGGAAAACAACTTCGACAGCCTGAAAATGGAG GGCTCCCGCGGGCGGCTGCGCGGCGGGCTGGGCTGGGAGTCGAGCCTGCGGCAGCGGCCCATGCAGCGGCACACCTTCCAGGCCGGGGACCCCTACTACATCAGCAAGAGGAAGCGGGACGAGTGGCTGGCGCGCTGGAAGAGGGAG gcGGAGAAGAAGGCAAAGGTGATCGCCGTGATGAACGTGGTGGAGGAGACGCCGCGGGCAGAGCCCcagaaggaggaggaggccaGTCCCCCCGCCTCGCAGCAGCCCACCGACCCCGCCTCGCCCAACGTGGCCACCACGCCTGAGCCAGTGGTGGCCGACGCCGTGGACAAGAGCACCTCCAAGTCGGCCGACGACGAGCCCGAGTACGAG GATGGCCGAGGCTTCGGCATCGGCGAGCTGGTGTGGGGCAAGCTGCGCGGCTTCTCCTGGTGGCCCGGGCGCATCGTCTCCTGGTGGATGACGGGACGGAGCCGCGCGGCCGAGGGCACCCGCTGGGTGATGTGGTTCGGGGACGGCAAGTTCTCCGTG GTCTGTGTGGAGAAGCTCCTGCCGCTCAGCTCCTTCGCCAGCGCCTTCCACCAGGCCACCTACAACAAGCAGCCCATGTATCGCAAAGCCATCTACGAGGTGCTGCAG GTGGCGAGCAGCCGAGCGGGGAAGATCTTCCCGGCGTGTCCCGAGAACGATGAGACCGACACCTCCAAGGTGGTGGAGATCCAGAACAAGCAGATGATCGAGTGGGCGCTGGGAGGCTTCCAGCCCTCCGGCCCCAAGGGCCTGGAGCCccctgaag AGGAGCGCAACCCCTACAAAGAAGTTTACACGGAGATGTGGGTCGAGCCGGAAGCAGCTGCCTACGCACCGCCCCCACCtgccaaaaaacccaggaaaagCACAACAGAGAAGCCCAAGGTCAAGGAGATCATCGACGAGCGCACCCGAG AGCGACTCGTGTACGAGGTCCGGCAGAAATGCAGGAACATTGAAG ACATCTGCATCTCCTGCGGGAGCCTCAACGTCACCCTGGAGCACCCTCTATTCATCGGAGGAATGTGCCAAAACTGCAAG AACTGCTTCTTGGAGTGCGCGTACCAGTACGACGACGACGGCTACCAGTCCTACTGCACCATCTGCTGCGGCGGCCGCGAGGTGCTCATGTGCGGCAACAACAACTGCTGCAG GTGCTTCTGCGTGGAGTGCGTGGACCTGCTGGTGGGGCCGGGGGCAGCGCAGGCGGCCATCAAGGAGGATCCCTGGAACTGCTACATGTGCGGCCACAAGGGCGTCTACGGGCTCCTGCGCCGGCGGGAGGACTGGCCCTCGCGCCTCCAGATGTTCTTCGCCAACAACCACGACCAGGAGTTC GACCCACCGAAGGTgtacccgccggtgccggccgagAAGAGGAAGCCGATCCGGGTGCTCTCACTCTTCGACGGCATCGCCAcag GCCTGCTGGTGCTGAAGGACCTGGGCATCCAGGTGGACCGGTACATCGCCTCCGAGGTGTGCGAGGACTCCATCACCGTCGGCATGGTGAGGCACCAGGGCAAGATCATGTACGTCGGGGACGTCCGAAATGTCACCCAGAAACAC ATACAGGAGTGGGGCCCCTTTGACCTGGTGATTGGGGGCAGCCCCTGCAACGACCTCTCCATCGTCAACCCGGCCAGGAAGGGGCTCTATGGTAAGTGTCTCCCCGTGGGGCTGGCGCTGGCCACCGACACCAGCCCCACGCCGCCAACACCGGCCCCTCTCGCTCTCTCCTGCCCAGAGGGCACCGGGCGTCTCTTCTTCGAGTTCTACCGCCTGCTGCACGAAGCCCGGCCCAAGGAGGGCGATGACCGACCCTTCTTCTGGCTCTTTGAGAACGTGGTGGCCATGGGGGTGAGCGACAAGAGGGACATCTCGCGCTTCCTGGAG TCCAACCCCGTCATGATCGATGCCAAAGAGGTGTCTGCGGCGCACAGGGCCCGGTACTTCTGGGGGAACCTTCCCGGGATGAACAG GCCGCTCGCGTCCACAGTCAACGAcaagctggagctgcaggagtgCCTGGAGCACGGCCGGATAGCCAAG TTCAGCAAAGTGCGAACTATCACCACCCGCTCCAACTCCATCAAGCAGGGCAAGGACCAGCACTTCCCCGTCTTCATGAACGAGAAGGAGGACATCCTGTGGTGCACGGAGATGGAGAG ggtcTTCGGCTTCCCGGTGCATTACACGGACGTGTCCAACATGAGCCGCCTGGCCCGGCAGAGACTGCTCGGCAGATCCTGGAGCGTGCCGGTGATCCGCCACCTCTTCGCTCCCCTGAAGGAATACTTCGCCTGCGTTTAA
- the DNMT3A gene encoding DNA (cytosine-5)-methyltransferase 3A isoform X4 has protein sequence MRKAGRPGRKRKHAQVESSDTPKDTAAVPKCPPPCPEANPAEPLPNGDVEGDSAPWKGAEEGGASPKGGRPEEDETESLPDGETGRALENGRCTPKEGLDAPADEGELAPSDPQKKRGRRKLLEAAEKSKDEKEENNFDSLKMEGSRGRLRGGLGWESSLRQRPMQRHTFQAGDPYYISKRKRDEWLARWKREAEKKAKVIAVMNVVEETPRAEPQKEEEASPPASQQPTDPASPNVATTPEPVVADAVDKSTSKSADDEPEYEDGRGFGIGELVWGKLRGFSWWPGRIVSWWMTGRSRAAEGTRWVMWFGDGKFSVVCVEKLLPLSSFASAFHQATYNKQPMYRKAIYEVLQVASSRAGKIFPACPENDETDTSKVVEIQNKQMIEWALGGFQPSGPKGLEPPEEERNPYKEVYTEMWVEPEAAAYAPPPPAKKPRKSTTEKPKVKEIIDERTRERLVYEVRQKCRNIEDICISCGSLNVTLEHPLFIGGMCQNCKNCFLECAYQYDDDGYQSYCTICCGGREVLMCGNNNCCRCFCVECVDLLVGPGAAQAAIKEDPWNCYMCGHKGVYGLLRRREDWPSRLQMFFANNHDQEFDPPKVYPPVPAEKRKPIRVLSLFDGIATGLLVLKDLGIQVDRYIASEVCEDSITVGMVRHQGKIMYVGDVRNVTQKHIQEWGPFDLVIGGSPCNDLSIVNPARKGLYGKCLPVGLALATDTSPTPPTPAPLALSCPEGTGRLFFEFYRLLHEARPKEGDDRPFFWLFENVVAMGVSDKRDISRFLESNPVMIDAKEVSAAHRARYFWGNLPGMNRPLASTVNDKLELQECLEHGRIAKFSKVRTITTRSNSIKQGKDQHFPVFMNEKEDILWCTEMERVFGFPVHYTDVSNMSRLARQRLLGRSWSVPVIRHLFAPLKEYFACV, from the exons GTGGAAAGCAGCGACACCCCCAAAGACACTGCGGCTGTCCCCAAGTGCCCGCCACCCTGCCCGGAGGCCAACCCTGCCGAGCCGCTGCCCAACGGGGACGTGGAGGGGGACAGCGCCCCGTGGAAGGGCGCCGAGGAGGGCGGCGCGAGCCCCAAGGGCGGGCGGCCCGAGGAGGACGAGACGGAGAGCCTGCCGGACGGCGAGACGGGCCGGGCGCTGGAGAACGGCCGCTGCACCCCCAAGGAGGGCCTGGACGCCCCGGCCGATGAGGGTGAGCTGGCCCCTTCCGACCCCCAGAAGAAACGCGGGAGGAGGAAACTCCTGGAGGCCGCAGAGAAAA GCAAGGACGAGAAGGAGGAAAACAACTTCGACAGCCTGAAAATGGAG GGCTCCCGCGGGCGGCTGCGCGGCGGGCTGGGCTGGGAGTCGAGCCTGCGGCAGCGGCCCATGCAGCGGCACACCTTCCAGGCCGGGGACCCCTACTACATCAGCAAGAGGAAGCGGGACGAGTGGCTGGCGCGCTGGAAGAGGGAG gcGGAGAAGAAGGCAAAGGTGATCGCCGTGATGAACGTGGTGGAGGAGACGCCGCGGGCAGAGCCCcagaaggaggaggaggccaGTCCCCCCGCCTCGCAGCAGCCCACCGACCCCGCCTCGCCCAACGTGGCCACCACGCCTGAGCCAGTGGTGGCCGACGCCGTGGACAAGAGCACCTCCAAGTCGGCCGACGACGAGCCCGAGTACGAG GATGGCCGAGGCTTCGGCATCGGCGAGCTGGTGTGGGGCAAGCTGCGCGGCTTCTCCTGGTGGCCCGGGCGCATCGTCTCCTGGTGGATGACGGGACGGAGCCGCGCGGCCGAGGGCACCCGCTGGGTGATGTGGTTCGGGGACGGCAAGTTCTCCGTG GTCTGTGTGGAGAAGCTCCTGCCGCTCAGCTCCTTCGCCAGCGCCTTCCACCAGGCCACCTACAACAAGCAGCCCATGTATCGCAAAGCCATCTACGAGGTGCTGCAG GTGGCGAGCAGCCGAGCGGGGAAGATCTTCCCGGCGTGTCCCGAGAACGATGAGACCGACACCTCCAAGGTGGTGGAGATCCAGAACAAGCAGATGATCGAGTGGGCGCTGGGAGGCTTCCAGCCCTCCGGCCCCAAGGGCCTGGAGCCccctgaag AGGAGCGCAACCCCTACAAAGAAGTTTACACGGAGATGTGGGTCGAGCCGGAAGCAGCTGCCTACGCACCGCCCCCACCtgccaaaaaacccaggaaaagCACAACAGAGAAGCCCAAGGTCAAGGAGATCATCGACGAGCGCACCCGAG AGCGACTCGTGTACGAGGTCCGGCAGAAATGCAGGAACATTGAAG ACATCTGCATCTCCTGCGGGAGCCTCAACGTCACCCTGGAGCACCCTCTATTCATCGGAGGAATGTGCCAAAACTGCAAG AACTGCTTCTTGGAGTGCGCGTACCAGTACGACGACGACGGCTACCAGTCCTACTGCACCATCTGCTGCGGCGGCCGCGAGGTGCTCATGTGCGGCAACAACAACTGCTGCAG GTGCTTCTGCGTGGAGTGCGTGGACCTGCTGGTGGGGCCGGGGGCAGCGCAGGCGGCCATCAAGGAGGATCCCTGGAACTGCTACATGTGCGGCCACAAGGGCGTCTACGGGCTCCTGCGCCGGCGGGAGGACTGGCCCTCGCGCCTCCAGATGTTCTTCGCCAACAACCACGACCAGGAGTTC GACCCACCGAAGGTgtacccgccggtgccggccgagAAGAGGAAGCCGATCCGGGTGCTCTCACTCTTCGACGGCATCGCCAcag GCCTGCTGGTGCTGAAGGACCTGGGCATCCAGGTGGACCGGTACATCGCCTCCGAGGTGTGCGAGGACTCCATCACCGTCGGCATGGTGAGGCACCAGGGCAAGATCATGTACGTCGGGGACGTCCGAAATGTCACCCAGAAACAC ATACAGGAGTGGGGCCCCTTTGACCTGGTGATTGGGGGCAGCCCCTGCAACGACCTCTCCATCGTCAACCCGGCCAGGAAGGGGCTCTATGGTAAGTGTCTCCCCGTGGGGCTGGCGCTGGCCACCGACACCAGCCCCACGCCGCCAACACCGGCCCCTCTCGCTCTCTCCTGCCCAGAGGGCACCGGGCGTCTCTTCTTCGAGTTCTACCGCCTGCTGCACGAAGCCCGGCCCAAGGAGGGCGATGACCGACCCTTCTTCTGGCTCTTTGAGAACGTGGTGGCCATGGGGGTGAGCGACAAGAGGGACATCTCGCGCTTCCTGGAG TCCAACCCCGTCATGATCGATGCCAAAGAGGTGTCTGCGGCGCACAGGGCCCGGTACTTCTGGGGGAACCTTCCCGGGATGAACAG GCCGCTCGCGTCCACAGTCAACGAcaagctggagctgcaggagtgCCTGGAGCACGGCCGGATAGCCAAG TTCAGCAAAGTGCGAACTATCACCACCCGCTCCAACTCCATCAAGCAGGGCAAGGACCAGCACTTCCCCGTCTTCATGAACGAGAAGGAGGACATCCTGTGGTGCACGGAGATGGAGAG ggtcTTCGGCTTCCCGGTGCATTACACGGACGTGTCCAACATGAGCCGCCTGGCCCGGCAGAGACTGCTCGGCAGATCCTGGAGCGTGCCGGTGATCCGCCACCTCTTCGCTCCCCTGAAGGAATACTTCGCCTGCGTTTAA